In Sphingobacterium thalpophilum, a genomic segment contains:
- a CDS encoding RagB/SusD family nutrient uptake outer membrane protein, whose protein sequence is MKSTRYTSLAIALLASLALNSCKKFLDLQPTSTVTSENAYLTGDNIEKALNGAYNSFIGNGTRPGSNANYYQWEMILQTDIRSDNAHAAGGGEIDFAQIDYNNITNTNEMVRRDWEELYGAISKCNIVIDNVDKVTDPTFSDERRKQILGEASFLRAFHYYQLVKLYGGVPLEKHSNSTDAEVLRIKRSTVEEVYDFIDSDLQVAANNLPDGFGQASIDKVRATKGAANALLTKIWAQRPDRDYNKVLQYADAVITGKGGYQLLQNYADLFDGKHNYNSESIIEIPYIAGSPNLSCWGGAFFFPDLDENGQINENEWRRYGTPSKDLVEAYDSAGDTERKNANIWFFSVPWADEFWNPCGDADTEIPFNVKQKHANSFQSGDHFYLLRLADIILLKAEAQNALGNTSGAINTINVIRHRAGLSDLSGVSSSALKAIILNERRLELAFEGQRWDDLNRYGVTVDVMNKLNEIKFTCDNGKQSNPTLIKYNFNQNSLLLPIPLLELQANPSLTQNPGY, encoded by the coding sequence ATGAAATCAACTAGATATACCTCATTAGCCATCGCCTTATTGGCTTCTCTTGCTCTAAATTCCTGCAAAAAGTTTTTAGATCTTCAGCCTACCTCCACGGTAACGAGTGAAAATGCCTATCTCACCGGAGACAATATTGAGAAAGCATTAAACGGGGCCTATAATTCTTTTATAGGCAATGGTACCCGCCCAGGAAGCAATGCCAATTATTATCAATGGGAGATGATTTTACAGACCGATATCCGTTCGGACAATGCGCATGCGGCCGGTGGTGGTGAGATAGACTTTGCACAAATTGACTATAATAACATCACCAATACCAATGAAATGGTACGCAGGGACTGGGAAGAACTGTATGGAGCAATCTCAAAATGCAATATCGTTATTGACAACGTTGATAAAGTCACAGATCCTACTTTTTCGGATGAAAGACGCAAACAAATTCTTGGAGAAGCTTCATTTTTAAGAGCCTTCCATTATTATCAGTTGGTCAAACTTTACGGTGGTGTACCCTTGGAAAAACACTCCAACAGTACCGATGCCGAAGTATTACGCATCAAGCGATCAACTGTAGAGGAGGTTTATGATTTTATAGATTCGGATCTACAAGTGGCAGCAAACAATCTTCCCGATGGATTTGGGCAAGCCTCTATCGACAAGGTTAGAGCTACAAAAGGTGCAGCAAATGCCTTGCTGACCAAGATATGGGCACAACGCCCTGATCGAGATTACAATAAGGTATTGCAATACGCCGATGCAGTGATTACTGGAAAAGGTGGCTATCAGCTCCTTCAAAACTATGCGGATCTTTTTGACGGTAAACATAACTATAACAGTGAATCCATCATAGAGATTCCCTATATCGCCGGCAGTCCCAATCTAAGCTGTTGGGGTGGTGCATTCTTTTTCCCGGATCTTGATGAAAATGGCCAAATCAACGAAAACGAATGGCGCCGGTATGGCACACCTTCGAAAGATCTAGTCGAAGCTTATGACAGCGCTGGCGACACTGAACGAAAGAATGCCAACATCTGGTTTTTCTCTGTCCCTTGGGCAGATGAGTTCTGGAACCCTTGTGGAGATGCCGATACAGAAATACCATTTAATGTAAAGCAAAAACATGCCAACAGCTTCCAAAGTGGCGATCATTTTTACCTTTTGCGGCTTGCGGACATCATTCTGCTTAAAGCAGAGGCTCAAAACGCCTTGGGAAATACTTCTGGTGCGATAAACACCATTAACGTCATACGTCATCGCGCAGGGCTGTCCGATTTATCCGGTGTCAGCTCCAGTGCACTAAAGGCCATCATTCTCAACGAGCGGCGATTGGAACTTGCTTTCGAAGGTCAACGTTGGGATGATTTAAATCGTTATGGTGTCACGGTAGATGTAATGAATAAACTAAATGAAATAAAATTTACATGCGATAACGGCAAACAGAGCAACCCCACGTTAATTAAGTATAATTTTAACCAAAATAGCCTGCTCCTTCCAATACCATTATTGGAACTGCAGGCAAATCCGAGCCTGACTCAAAATCCAGGCTATTAA
- a CDS encoding TonB-dependent receptor: MYKLKTIQGAGKKAKLFAALLAIQCVSHANNLAMANVNQTKIKLQDKEYTLAKFAKEIERQSSYVFLYDNSQINDNQKIRINHKDGSIVEILDDNLKELSYSYKIVNNTIVLKRKTDDMPLRNTINVQQLVKGRVSDSDGKALTGVTIRNTTTGKQTETDSKGEFSIEATSTHQLSFSSIGYETISSTVGSNSYLNIQMKTANNQLEQIVVVGFGTQKKKDITGAIATISTKDIEDRPVTQLASAMEGKMAGVEIVKSSGQPQAGFSIRVRGTSTITAGSNPLYIVDGVPTENISELNPSDIQSISVLKDAASAAVYGSSGANGVVLITTKRGTNGKTQVNFETYQGFSAIRKKPSVLNAVQYRELMTEMGEALDWSKYTDDTNWPDQLFRTGHSQKYQASVRGGDEKTGFYISGSYQKDNGTVITNTVNKVNFKVNLDHQINKIFKVGTSLSYNRWYDVDINENSRNGVIMNAYLGSPVIGIYGDKGAFTVDPFYTDLDNPVALATGNEHSYINNRFTGNAFVEANILPGLKFKSLFGYEKFNNQYRTFVDPFRTTEGRKYKGMATLQQQDNQYWMSENTLNYDRTFSDKHHFTGLLGYITTKTQTTISNIATQNFANPAIHTVNGGSMITEMPTAIDAAVSTVSGIAKIGYDYNDKYLFTANLRADASSVFGPNNRWGYFPSFSAGWRLSNEDFFSSLKNTVNDLKIRASWGKVGNSQIPAFSYLGLVDVTGSYNIGDQVVPGYTPATLDNPNLKWETTNQTDIGVDASFFNSRLIFGADYYAKRTVGLLLNSRVPYSSGYRTALKNLGDLQNKGFEFELSSRNFVHDFKWNTTVTFGLNRNKVLNIDGGTYYDGNIDGRGNSTIAKEGVALGSFWGYVAKGVNPDTGDMIYQMADPEAGLQTSDMAIIGNATPKFSYGMTNDFSYKNFSFSFFLQGVQGNDILNATRIYTEGMWEPRNQSAAVLNRWTVNNKNSTMPRPDLNNTDDNYNSQISSRFVEKGSYLRVKSMTLAYTLPKQVLERWKLNKVRFYVTGENLLTFTKYSGLDPEVSMYGGTNQQTVSSNMAPGIDFGTSPQARTFIVGLNLTF; the protein is encoded by the coding sequence ATGTATAAACTTAAAACCATCCAGGGGGCTGGTAAAAAGGCAAAACTATTTGCTGCTTTACTCGCTATCCAATGCGTTTCCCATGCAAATAATTTGGCGATGGCGAATGTAAACCAAACTAAAATCAAGTTACAAGACAAGGAATACACTTTGGCAAAGTTTGCTAAAGAGATCGAGCGTCAGAGTTCTTATGTGTTTCTGTACGATAACTCGCAGATTAATGATAACCAAAAAATCCGAATAAACCATAAAGATGGTTCTATTGTTGAAATTCTGGATGACAACCTGAAAGAGCTATCGTATTCTTATAAAATTGTCAACAACACCATTGTCCTAAAAAGGAAAACAGATGATATGCCCTTAAGAAACACGATCAATGTACAACAGCTTGTCAAAGGGCGCGTTTCCGATAGCGATGGTAAAGCATTAACAGGGGTCACAATCCGCAATACAACAACAGGTAAACAAACGGAAACAGACAGTAAAGGTGAATTCTCGATTGAAGCAACCTCTACACATCAACTGAGCTTTAGTTCGATAGGTTATGAGACTATCAGTAGTACGGTAGGTTCCAATAGTTACCTCAATATACAGATGAAAACTGCCAACAACCAACTGGAGCAGATCGTTGTGGTCGGTTTTGGAACACAGAAAAAAAAGGACATCACGGGAGCCATTGCAACCATAAGCACAAAGGATATTGAAGATCGCCCTGTGACCCAATTGGCGAGTGCCATGGAAGGTAAAATGGCGGGGGTAGAAATTGTAAAATCCTCCGGACAACCGCAAGCTGGCTTCTCCATTCGTGTTCGTGGAACCTCTACAATTACTGCAGGTAGCAACCCATTATACATTGTAGATGGTGTCCCTACAGAAAATATATCGGAGCTCAATCCATCAGATATTCAAAGCATTTCGGTCTTAAAAGATGCTGCTTCTGCCGCTGTCTACGGATCGTCAGGAGCCAATGGCGTGGTGTTGATTACGACCAAAAGAGGAACAAACGGTAAGACACAGGTAAATTTCGAAACCTATCAAGGATTTTCAGCCATCAGAAAAAAGCCTAGTGTTCTAAATGCGGTACAATATAGAGAATTAATGACTGAGATGGGAGAAGCCTTGGATTGGTCGAAATATACCGATGATACGAACTGGCCAGATCAGTTATTCCGCACCGGCCACAGCCAAAAATACCAGGCTTCAGTACGCGGTGGAGATGAAAAGACAGGGTTTTACATCTCTGGATCTTATCAAAAAGATAATGGTACAGTCATCACAAATACAGTAAACAAGGTCAATTTCAAGGTCAATTTAGATCATCAGATCAATAAAATCTTTAAAGTCGGGACAAGCTTATCTTACAACCGTTGGTACGATGTGGACATTAACGAGAATTCCCGAAATGGAGTCATCATGAATGCTTATCTAGGCTCTCCAGTCATCGGCATATACGGTGATAAGGGGGCTTTCACAGTAGATCCATTCTATACGGATCTCGACAACCCCGTTGCATTGGCAACAGGCAACGAGCACAGCTATATCAACAACAGATTTACAGGAAATGCCTTTGTGGAAGCCAATATCCTACCTGGATTAAAATTCAAATCGCTGTTTGGGTATGAGAAATTTAACAACCAGTACCGCACTTTTGTGGATCCGTTCCGCACGACGGAGGGTAGAAAATATAAAGGAATGGCGACGCTCCAGCAGCAGGATAATCAGTATTGGATGTCCGAAAATACATTAAACTACGACAGAACTTTTAGTGACAAGCACCACTTCACAGGTTTACTAGGTTATATTACCACTAAAACACAAACAACAATCTCAAATATCGCTACCCAGAATTTTGCTAATCCAGCAATTCACACCGTTAATGGAGGTTCGATGATTACGGAGATGCCAACAGCGATAGATGCTGCTGTATCCACTGTTTCTGGCATTGCAAAAATCGGTTATGATTATAACGACAAATACTTATTTACAGCAAATCTGAGAGCTGACGCGTCATCTGTATTCGGGCCTAATAACCGTTGGGGTTACTTCCCTTCTTTCTCTGCCGGCTGGCGTTTATCCAATGAAGATTTCTTTAGTTCCCTGAAAAACACAGTAAACGATTTGAAAATCCGCGCTAGTTGGGGTAAGGTTGGAAATAGCCAAATTCCGGCCTTTTCCTATCTTGGTTTAGTTGACGTCACGGGATCGTACAATATCGGCGATCAGGTTGTACCGGGGTATACACCTGCTACCTTGGACAACCCCAATCTAAAATGGGAAACAACAAACCAGACCGACATTGGTGTGGATGCCAGTTTCTTTAATTCCAGATTGATATTTGGTGCAGATTATTATGCAAAAAGGACTGTAGGCCTACTTCTCAACTCAAGAGTTCCGTATAGTTCCGGTTACAGAACTGCGTTGAAAAACCTCGGCGACCTACAGAATAAAGGTTTCGAATTCGAATTGAGTAGCCGAAATTTCGTTCACGATTTCAAATGGAATACAACAGTTACCTTTGGGCTCAATCGCAATAAAGTACTGAATATTGATGGCGGGACCTACTATGACGGAAATATTGATGGCCGCGGCAATAGTACGATTGCAAAAGAAGGGGTTGCATTGGGATCATTCTGGGGCTATGTCGCGAAAGGCGTCAATCCAGACACCGGAGATATGATCTATCAGATGGCCGATCCTGAAGCAGGTCTTCAAACGAGTGATATGGCTATCATTGGTAATGCTACACCAAAATTCTCTTATGGCATGACAAATGATTTCAGCTATAAGAACTTCAGCTTTTCTTTTTTCTTACAGGGTGTACAGGGAAATGATATCCTTAATGCGACACGTATTTATACAGAAGGTATGTGGGAACCGAGAAACCAAAGTGCTGCCGTGTTAAACAGATGGACAGTCAATAACAAAAATAGTACTATGCCGCGTCCGGATCTAAACAATACAGATGACAACTACAATTCACAGATTTCTTCCCGTTTTGTAGAGAAAGGTTCCTACCTCAGGGTAAAATCGATGACTTTGGCCTATACCCTGCCTAAACAAGTGCTTGAAAGATGGAAGCTCAATAAGGTCCGTTTTTATGTGACAGGCGAGAATCTGTTAACATTCACAAAATACTCAGGTTTAGATCCTGAGGTAAGCATGTACGGGGGAACTAACCAGCAAACCGTGAGCTCCAATATGGCACCGGGCATCGATTTTGGTACTTCGCCACAGGCACGCACCTTTATTGTTGGTTTAAACCTAACTTTTTAA